From a region of the Pelorhabdus rhamnosifermentans genome:
- a CDS encoding oxidoreductase has protein sequence MKAKYANLFDAVSIGNCMFKNRFAMAPMGPLGLGDADGGFNQRGIDYYVERAKGGTGLIITGVTFVDNKVEQHDMPNCPCSTHNPVHFIRTTREMTEKIHAYGAKVFLQMSGGFGRVTIPTNLGEHPPVAPSPIPHRWLDRTCRELTKKEIREIVSQFGKGAHNAKRAGFDGVQIHAVHEGYLIDQFAIALFNNRTDEYGGSLENRLRFAREILNEIKKTCGADFPVTLRYSVKSFIKDWRVGALPNEEFAEKGKDTAEGIEAAKLLVKYGYDALDVDVGCYDAWWWNHPPMYQEKGLYISYAKMVKEAVNVPVICAGRMDNPELASQAVKEGACDIISMGRPLLADPDYVNKIKAGDSQSIRPCLSCHEGCMGRIQEYSALNCAVNPQACRERSERLVPALHKKKIFIAGGGLAGCEAARVLAMRGHNPLIYEKNARLGGNLIPGGVPSFKEDDHALATWYEHELEKLCVPIYLNTEVDVQMVQNSGADVVIVATGSKPRKISLGSVPLYPAADILLGKKEAGKEIAIIGGGLVGCETALWLRDQGKHVTIVEALPKILAVNGPLCHANSEMLTALIPFKGIETITSAKATNYDGSTLQIETAEGIRTIKVDTVILAVGYISENSLYEKLDREISPTYLIGDSRKVANIMYAIWDAYEIASHID, from the coding sequence ATGAAAGCTAAGTACGCAAATTTATTCGATGCAGTTTCGATTGGGAACTGCATGTTTAAAAATCGTTTTGCTATGGCTCCCATGGGACCGCTGGGGCTTGGCGATGCGGACGGCGGATTCAACCAGCGAGGTATTGATTACTATGTGGAGCGCGCCAAAGGAGGGACAGGATTGATTATTACCGGTGTCACCTTTGTGGATAACAAAGTAGAACAGCATGATATGCCAAACTGTCCTTGCTCCACGCACAATCCGGTGCACTTTATCCGTACGACCCGGGAGATGACTGAAAAAATACACGCCTACGGTGCTAAGGTGTTTCTTCAAATGTCCGGTGGGTTTGGCAGGGTTACCATTCCCACCAATTTGGGGGAACATCCACCAGTTGCGCCTTCGCCTATTCCACATCGCTGGCTGGATAGGACTTGCCGTGAATTGACAAAAAAAGAAATTAGAGAAATCGTTTCGCAGTTTGGAAAAGGGGCGCATAATGCCAAGCGTGCCGGATTTGACGGTGTACAAATTCATGCGGTGCATGAGGGGTATTTAATTGATCAGTTTGCTATAGCGTTGTTCAACAATCGTACGGATGAATATGGTGGCAGTCTGGAAAACCGACTCCGTTTTGCCCGCGAAATTTTGAATGAGATTAAAAAAACTTGCGGTGCGGATTTTCCAGTAACGCTCAGGTATAGTGTAAAAAGTTTCATCAAAGACTGGCGTGTCGGCGCACTGCCTAATGAAGAGTTTGCAGAAAAAGGCAAGGATACTGCGGAGGGCATTGAGGCCGCAAAATTACTTGTAAAATACGGTTATGACGCTTTGGATGTGGATGTGGGCTGTTACGATGCCTGGTGGTGGAACCATCCGCCGATGTACCAGGAAAAAGGTCTGTACATTTCTTATGCCAAAATGGTCAAAGAAGCCGTGAATGTTCCCGTTATCTGTGCAGGACGTATGGATAACCCGGAACTGGCGTCTCAAGCCGTAAAGGAGGGCGCTTGCGACATCATATCTATGGGACGCCCGTTGCTTGCCGACCCCGACTATGTCAACAAAATCAAAGCGGGCGATAGCCAGTCCATCCGTCCCTGCCTGTCTTGCCATGAAGGCTGCATGGGCCGCATACAGGAATATTCAGCGCTCAACTGTGCGGTGAATCCTCAAGCCTGCCGTGAACGGTCGGAACGGCTGGTGCCAGCATTACACAAAAAGAAAATTTTCATTGCGGGCGGTGGCCTAGCGGGCTGCGAAGCAGCGCGCGTTCTGGCGATGAGGGGGCATAATCCCCTGATATATGAAAAAAACGCTAGATTAGGCGGCAACCTGATTCCTGGCGGTGTTCCTTCATTTAAAGAGGATGACCATGCTCTTGCCACATGGTATGAGCATGAGCTAGAAAAATTGTGCGTCCCCATTTATTTGAATACGGAAGTTGATGTTCAGATGGTGCAAAATTCAGGCGCGGATGTCGTAATTGTGGCAACCGGTTCCAAGCCAAGAAAAATTTCGTTAGGTTCGGTTCCCCTTTATCCGGCTGCCGATATTCTGCTGGGTAAAAAAGAAGCGGGAAAAGAAATTGCAATCATCGGCGGCGGGCTGGTTGGCTGTGAAACGGCTTTGTGGCTGCGTGATCAGGGCAAACATGTGACGATTGTCGAGGCCCTTCCCAAAATCTTGGCGGTAAATGGTCCATTGTGTCATGCGAATAGCGAAATGCTGACGGCATTGATCCCGTTCAAAGGTATCGAAACAATTACTTCCGCAAAGGCCACAAACTACGACGGTAGTACCTTGCAAATAGAAACAGCAGAAGGCATTCGAACGATTAAAGTGGATACCGTTATTCTTGCCGTGGGGTATATATCGGAGAATTCGCTGTATGAGAAACTAGACAGGGAAATTTCGCCAACCTATTTGATCGGCGACTCTCGCAAGGTGGCCAATATCATGTATGCGATTTGGGATGCCTATGAAATAGCCAGTCATATCGACTAA
- a CDS encoding sigma-54 interaction domain-containing protein has product MTHISKKTGINNPFTEQHFLKIFENLPDVVFVTDRYGNVLLSNSTTAVTMDMSLDQLLRSNLKDLVREGYYNKSYAMEVVEKKCAISGLLTTRLNLTQVSTSTPVFDEDGNVTLVITTGRPKKLNDKYVFTEEREFNNQRKREVEYLRSYVLDTDSIVAESMAMRKVLLKAHNVAQTDSTVLLYGETGSGKEILAKYLHRHSKRSSEAFIAVNCANLPEHLVESELFGYDKGAFTGASVHGKMGLFEAAHRGTLFLDEIAELPLTLQSKLLRVLENFEVRRLGSYVEKKIDFRLIAATHKNLKKMMEEGSFRSDLYYRLDVISIVIPPLRERPEDVAALSLKFLKEMNKKYGTRIEFDVDELVLFQSYNWLGNVRELRNAVEKKVINSLQDESFGALSSDVFTDKTLFNQDIFGLLGLRGTLKEVMNKVEEQYIRKVLKACGGRIGVTADQLGIYRTVLYRKLKAFEKMKNSRN; this is encoded by the coding sequence ATGACGCATATTTCAAAAAAGACAGGAATAAACAATCCGTTTACGGAGCAGCATTTCCTCAAAATTTTTGAGAACCTGCCTGATGTAGTATTTGTAACTGATCGTTATGGGAACGTATTACTCTCAAATTCAACCACTGCTGTGACAATGGATATGTCTTTGGACCAATTGCTAAGATCCAACTTAAAAGATCTTGTCCGTGAAGGGTATTATAATAAATCATATGCAATGGAGGTCGTAGAGAAAAAGTGTGCTATAAGTGGCTTGTTAACAACTAGACTTAATTTGACACAAGTTTCGACTAGTACACCGGTATTTGACGAAGACGGTAATGTTACATTGGTCATAACGACTGGGCGACCCAAGAAATTGAACGATAAATATGTCTTTACCGAAGAAAGGGAATTCAATAATCAGCGGAAAAGGGAGGTTGAATACCTGCGTAGTTACGTCTTGGATACGGATAGCATTGTAGCTGAGAGTATGGCAATGCGAAAAGTGCTGCTCAAAGCACATAATGTGGCACAGACGGATAGTACGGTTTTGCTTTACGGAGAAACAGGGAGCGGTAAAGAAATTTTGGCTAAATACTTACATCGTCATAGCAAACGATCTAGTGAAGCCTTTATCGCAGTCAATTGTGCCAATTTGCCTGAGCATCTTGTTGAATCTGAATTGTTTGGTTATGATAAAGGGGCTTTTACCGGGGCAAGTGTGCATGGTAAGATGGGATTATTTGAAGCGGCGCATCGGGGCACATTATTTTTAGATGAAATCGCAGAACTTCCCTTAACGTTACAATCGAAACTTCTTAGAGTGTTGGAGAATTTCGAAGTTCGGCGTCTCGGCAGCTATGTGGAGAAAAAGATTGATTTTCGGCTGATTGCCGCAACACATAAAAATTTAAAAAAGATGATGGAGGAAGGCTCCTTTCGTAGCGATTTGTATTATCGTCTCGATGTTATATCTATCGTGATACCGCCACTAAGAGAACGGCCGGAAGACGTCGCAGCATTGAGCTTAAAATTTTTGAAAGAAATGAATAAAAAATATGGAACAAGAATTGAATTTGATGTGGATGAATTGGTATTATTCCAAAGCTATAACTGGCTGGGAAACGTGCGCGAGTTAAGAAATGCTGTAGAAAAAAAGGTAATTAACAGCTTGCAGGATGAGTCTTTTGGTGCGCTGTCTTCAGATGTCTTTACTGACAAGACGTTGTTTAACCAGGACATTTTTGGTTTGTTGGGATTAAGAGGTACGCTAAAAGAAGTAATGAATAAAGTTGAAGAACAATATATTCGGAAAGTACTGAAAGCATGTGGTGGACGAATCGGTGTGACCGCGGATCAATTGGGTATTTATCGTACTGTATTGTATCGCAAACTAAAGGCATTCGAAAAGATGAAAAACTCCCGGAATTAG
- a CDS encoding phosphate ABC transporter substrate-binding protein, producing the protein MWKKISVGVIVTMLLGTTAMAGNTDRLTMSGSTSVYPLAQDLAQAYNAQHTDKTSFRIGQGGSDVGIQDAATGIVDIGNASRNLKPSEVAYGLVATPIARDAVAVVVNPFNPVRNLTTRQIAGIFNGTITNWSQVGGNNAPINVNSYTASAGSDTLDCFSKHFFGSSGTVVATASQWDSDDRLRQAVAADPNAIGFLSLAVLDDSVQAPSLDGRVVSLDAARSGQYNVIQNFSMVTKGQPTGLVKTFIDWVLSPAGQAIVTQNYLPPQSGQAMIVKRQQERPHRLLRHQSGMSPTGFYSNR; encoded by the coding sequence ATGTGGAAAAAAATATCCGTTGGTGTAATAGTAACGATGTTGCTGGGAACAACCGCCATGGCCGGCAACACGGACAGACTGACAATGAGCGGTTCCACTTCCGTCTATCCGTTGGCCCAAGATCTGGCGCAGGCCTATAATGCCCAGCATACTGATAAGACAAGCTTCCGTATTGGACAAGGTGGTTCCGATGTTGGCATCCAGGACGCGGCCACAGGCATCGTAGACATCGGCAATGCCTCCCGCAACCTCAAACCGAGTGAAGTCGCCTATGGGCTGGTGGCTACCCCCATCGCCCGGGATGCCGTCGCAGTCGTCGTGAACCCCTTCAACCCAGTGCGCAATCTTACTACCCGACAGATTGCCGGCATTTTTAACGGAACTATCACCAACTGGTCGCAAGTCGGCGGCAATAACGCCCCCATTAATGTCAATTCCTACACGGCTTCTGCCGGGTCCGATACGCTTGATTGCTTCAGCAAACATTTCTTCGGCAGCAGCGGCACTGTTGTCGCAACTGCCAGTCAGTGGGACTCCGACGACAGGCTCCGTCAGGCCGTCGCCGCCGATCCAAACGCCATCGGCTTCCTTTCGCTGGCCGTTCTTGACGACAGCGTTCAAGCACCCAGCCTGGACGGCCGGGTAGTCAGCCTGGACGCCGCCCGCTCCGGCCAATACAACGTCATCCAGAATTTCAGCATGGTCACCAAAGGCCAGCCCACCGGCCTGGTAAAAACCTTCATTGACTGGGTTCTCAGCCCCGCCGGGCAGGCGATTGTCACCCAGAATTATCTGCCCCCGCAATCCGGTCAGGCGATGATAGTCAAAAGACAGCAGGAACGTCCCCATCGTCTGCTCCGTCATCAATCGGGAATGAGCCCTACGGGCTTTTATTCCAATAGATAA
- a CDS encoding type II secretion system protein GspD, which yields MRISRRKMISVTILAVLLLFNMSLLAFAEESNDAVQNASPFPPNAAVPQGGQAPAISGANQNLPQNTVLPNANSYISLAHPLVIQLKYVKPDQVKTLISSLIPADRLKVDFINNKLVAVGDEDDYDTVKEIISQIDIPPQQIMFEAEAIEISRDDYKDLGVDWGATTALPSIPPNNTLAAVPLEGSQYRVGLGKYGVNFAATLNHLLENKKARLLASPRIAALDGQTAQILIGDKLAVESHQVSNGTESISVTYVDVGIKLEVTPTVNDDGTITAHIKPEVSNKTNETKNGNPNIRTRQAETTLRVKDGETIVIGGLIQRQDTSDVVKTPLLGDLPIIGSLFRSSDREKHETELIILITPKKVGP from the coding sequence ATGCGTATAAGTCGTAGAAAAATGATCTCTGTCACTATTTTGGCAGTCCTGCTGCTGTTCAATATGTCCTTACTGGCCTTTGCCGAGGAAAGTAACGATGCTGTTCAAAATGCTTCGCCGTTCCCGCCGAATGCTGCAGTGCCGCAGGGAGGACAAGCTCCTGCTATTTCCGGCGCAAACCAAAACTTGCCGCAAAATACGGTTTTGCCCAATGCCAATAGCTATATATCTCTTGCTCATCCTTTAGTTATCCAACTGAAATATGTCAAACCGGATCAAGTCAAAACCCTCATCAGCTCATTGATCCCGGCTGACAGACTTAAAGTGGATTTCATCAATAACAAGCTGGTCGCCGTCGGCGATGAGGATGACTATGACACAGTCAAAGAGATTATATCGCAAATTGATATTCCGCCGCAGCAAATCATGTTTGAAGCCGAGGCTATTGAAATATCCCGCGACGACTATAAAGATCTGGGCGTTGATTGGGGGGCAACGACGGCGTTACCAAGCATTCCTCCCAATAACACTCTGGCAGCTGTCCCGCTAGAGGGTTCCCAATATAGGGTTGGTCTCGGGAAGTATGGGGTGAACTTTGCAGCTACGCTTAATCACCTTCTCGAAAACAAAAAAGCCCGTCTGCTGGCCAGCCCGCGTATCGCCGCCCTGGATGGGCAGACGGCCCAGATCCTCATTGGAGATAAGCTGGCCGTAGAAAGCCATCAGGTATCAAACGGCACTGAAAGTATATCTGTAACGTATGTCGATGTAGGTATCAAACTGGAAGTAACGCCGACGGTTAATGATGACGGTACCATTACGGCACATATCAAACCAGAGGTAAGTAACAAAACCAATGAGACCAAAAACGGCAATCCTAACATACGGACGCGGCAGGCCGAGACGACGCTGCGTGTAAAAGACGGTGAGACCATCGTTATTGGCGGACTCATTCAGCGTCAGGACACGTCGGATGTTGTCAAAACTCCGTTATTGGGTGATTTACCGATCATCGGCTCGTTATTTCGTTCCAGCGACCGAGAAAAGCATGAAACGGAACTGATCATTTTAATTACGCCTAAGAAGGTGGGGCCATGA
- a CDS encoding MFS transporter has product MEKPKKFYGWKLVGVLWVLYLLNMGFPLYGGAVINSFLLKEIPMDRATYGLGFSLLNLCVGLSAILVGITITKWGIRKTFMIGSGLLIIGALMLSLVASRPWHYLVGFGVLIGAGIGFCTIVALSTAITRWFVKFRGRAMAVAMTASGFAGFIGAPAMNQLIATTGGNWRSAWIVVAVIALISGGVAYFFVKERPQDLGQIPDGQEAGVASNVNSSINALITQYPWTPAEVYKSVTYWLAVIAAAASQWPFFFFTAHWILHLRGAGINPADAAFAMGLFTMGGIFGRLISGWLMDRMAARYVMMLGICCYFLGSYLAILASPSTLAAAYIAAICYGAGFGWAFVAQNTMLGNFFGPAAFPKVNGTLQAISALVVSCSGVVGGQLFDMYKSYTPAFQLNSIICVIGIIVLVFAKIPQPKNLKEMPSIKT; this is encoded by the coding sequence ATGGAGAAACCCAAAAAATTCTATGGCTGGAAACTGGTTGGGGTCCTATGGGTTCTGTACCTACTTAACATGGGATTTCCTTTATATGGCGGTGCCGTTATTAATTCTTTTTTACTTAAAGAAATCCCGATGGACCGTGCCACTTACGGATTAGGCTTTTCTTTGCTGAACCTTTGTGTCGGTCTTTCGGCTATTCTGGTGGGAATAACAATCACCAAATGGGGAATCAGAAAGACCTTCATGATCGGATCAGGGCTGCTGATTATCGGCGCGCTAATGTTGTCGCTGGTGGCGTCCCGGCCTTGGCATTATTTAGTCGGTTTTGGCGTTTTGATTGGAGCTGGTATTGGTTTTTGCACAATTGTTGCTTTGTCGACGGCGATTACGCGCTGGTTTGTTAAGTTTCGGGGTAGAGCGATGGCTGTGGCAATGACGGCTTCAGGCTTTGCTGGATTTATCGGTGCGCCAGCTATGAATCAGTTGATTGCGACTACTGGCGGGAATTGGCGTTCAGCATGGATAGTTGTTGCTGTTATTGCTCTTATATCCGGAGGTGTTGCTTATTTTTTCGTAAAAGAGCGTCCGCAGGACTTGGGACAGATTCCGGATGGCCAAGAGGCAGGCGTTGCTAGCAATGTAAATTCTTCGATTAATGCATTGATTACCCAATATCCCTGGACACCGGCGGAAGTATATAAATCGGTTACCTATTGGTTAGCAGTTATTGCGGCTGCCGCCAGTCAGTGGCCATTCTTCTTTTTTACTGCTCATTGGATTTTGCACTTGAGAGGGGCAGGTATTAATCCTGCTGATGCTGCTTTTGCCATGGGGCTGTTCACCATGGGTGGCATTTTTGGTCGACTGATTTCTGGTTGGTTGATGGATAGAATGGCGGCTCGTTATGTCATGATGTTGGGAATTTGCTGTTACTTCCTTGGTTCTTATCTTGCTATTCTCGCTAGCCCAAGTACTCTTGCCGCAGCCTATATCGCAGCAATCTGCTATGGAGCCGGTTTCGGCTGGGCGTTTGTGGCCCAAAACACTATGCTTGGGAATTTCTTTGGGCCTGCAGCCTTCCCGAAAGTAAATGGAACGTTACAAGCTATTTCGGCACTCGTTGTTTCCTGTTCTGGTGTTGTCGGCGGACAACTCTTTGACATGTACAAGAGTTATACTCCGGCGTTTCAGCTTAATTCCATCATTTGCGTAATTGGCATCATTGTGTTGGTTTTCGCTAAAATTCCACAGCCTAAGAATCTTAAGGAAATGCCGTCAATCAAAACCTGA
- a CDS encoding S-layer homology domain-containing protein gives MRKWLVFILIVLFVVTITGTTFAAAGSFSDVPAQHWAYDAITKLAKDGLIEGNSDGTFRGDRAMSRYEVAIVVSRAVARYDKADAADRQLIDKLSAEFASELNQLGLRLAKVEAKTNTWVGGDTRMRILGDSPKALGTTKLKGSDMYDFRQRIKFWGTINENVSWQGRLSSNWGNKWGNTDSSYGSTAYFDIMNITAKNALGLDSIRAGRSALDMVGYGLIGKPLAVDGVLIKKQFDNTAFSAYTGNIKSDSSLGTGVLDSGKSYQFTSAQLNYKIDKDLSLGAGYYWAHIPGVSTATGTGTLNTNVGKFDSSTGYDVFVKYQFSGMTLLGDYIGSNLKNAVGLPSSPKGWVVQLSNGDGPGATACYYSCVPLVDVKKQGDNAWAVSYRSIDAGALPSGGGGFDTTAVAYAPQPYNVFTHASDNVNVLYVSYENVLMPNVLLSLEWQDFKIKNQGLTNLTSKNLDKCWMVKFEFFY, from the coding sequence ATGCGGAAATGGTTAGTATTCATTCTCATCGTGCTATTTGTGGTCACGATAACAGGGACTACTTTTGCTGCAGCCGGGTCGTTCAGTGATGTGCCGGCCCAACACTGGGCATATGATGCTATAACCAAATTAGCTAAAGATGGCTTGATTGAAGGTAACAGCGATGGCACTTTCCGGGGTGACCGGGCTATGAGCCGTTATGAAGTGGCTATTGTTGTAAGTAGGGCTGTGGCCCGCTATGACAAAGCCGATGCAGCTGACAGGCAATTAATCGACAAACTGTCTGCTGAGTTTGCCAGCGAACTCAACCAGCTGGGTTTGCGCCTAGCCAAGGTTGAGGCCAAGACCAATACCTGGGTGGGGGGCGATACCCGGATGCGTATTTTAGGCGACAGTCCGAAAGCTCTTGGGACCACAAAGTTAAAGGGGTCAGACATGTACGACTTCCGGCAACGCATCAAATTCTGGGGAACTATTAACGAAAACGTTTCCTGGCAAGGACGGTTAAGCTCCAATTGGGGCAATAAATGGGGCAATACTGACAGTAGTTATGGTTCAACAGCTTACTTCGACATTATGAACATAACCGCCAAGAATGCGTTGGGACTTGATAGCATCCGGGCTGGTCGGTCAGCACTCGATATGGTAGGGTATGGCCTTATTGGTAAACCTTTAGCCGTTGACGGTGTACTCATCAAAAAGCAGTTTGATAATACAGCTTTCAGCGCTTATACCGGTAATATCAAGTCGGATAGTAGTTTGGGGACTGGTGTGCTGGATTCCGGAAAGTCTTACCAATTTACTAGTGCGCAATTGAACTACAAGATCGATAAAGACCTGAGTCTAGGAGCGGGTTATTATTGGGCCCATATTCCCGGCGTGAGTACTGCAACTGGGACAGGTACGCTTAATACTAACGTTGGCAAGTTCGATAGCTCCACAGGCTATGACGTATTTGTAAAATATCAATTTAGTGGCATGACTCTGTTAGGTGACTATATTGGTAGTAATCTGAAAAATGCGGTCGGCCTACCTAGTAGCCCGAAAGGCTGGGTTGTGCAACTGAGTAACGGCGACGGACCAGGAGCCACGGCTTGCTATTATTCGTGCGTACCGCTGGTTGATGTAAAGAAACAAGGTGACAATGCTTGGGCGGTGTCCTATCGCAGTATTGATGCTGGTGCGCTTCCTAGTGGCGGTGGCGGTTTTGACACCACTGCAGTGGCCTATGCTCCGCAGCCCTATAATGTTTTCACCCATGCCAGCGATAACGTAAATGTGCTGTACGTGTCCTATGAAAATGTGCTGATGCCTAACGTATTACTGTCGTTGGAATGGCAAGATTTCAAGATTAAGAATCAAGGGCTAACCAATCTGACTTCCAAAAATTTAGATAAGTGCTGGATGGTCAAATTCGAATTCTTCTATTAA
- a CDS encoding GTP-binding protein, with product MHILLFGGFLGSGKTTTILQVARQITEARQETVAIIENEIGDAGVDDKLFQGSGIQVRPLFGGCVCCQITSDLVTAVNEIYQTINPDWLVVEMTGLAIPGNIVELVNKYCSAFATFKTVTIVDGGRWTELKEVLEPLVVAQVEKSDLVIVNKSDIAGPDLKTTVADIKALVGQVPVLTASATVPLSLTLLKEVFQIE from the coding sequence ATGCACATCCTACTTTTTGGCGGATTTCTAGGTTCGGGTAAGACCACTACTATTTTGCAGGTTGCCAGGCAGATAACAGAAGCTCGACAGGAGACAGTGGCCATTATTGAGAATGAAATTGGTGACGCCGGTGTGGACGACAAATTATTTCAGGGCAGTGGCATTCAAGTGCGTCCTCTCTTTGGTGGCTGCGTGTGCTGCCAAATAACAAGTGATTTGGTGACGGCGGTTAATGAAATTTATCAAACAATCAATCCTGATTGGCTGGTGGTTGAAATGACAGGCCTGGCCATTCCAGGCAATATTGTAGAACTGGTCAACAAATACTGTTCTGCCTTTGCAACCTTCAAGACGGTGACGATCGTGGATGGTGGACGGTGGACTGAACTAAAGGAAGTGCTTGAGCCGCTGGTCGTTGCTCAGGTGGAAAAAAGCGATTTAGTCATTGTCAACAAGTCTGACATCGCCGGTCCCGATCTTAAAACGACGGTTGCCGATATAAAGGCTCTTGTCGGTCAAGTACCAGTCTTGACGGCTAGCGCGACGGTCCCCTTATCGCTGACGCTGCTTAAGGAGGTATTTCAGATTGAGTGA
- a CDS encoding phosphate ABC transporter substrate-binding protein, with the protein MWKKVLMGAMMATMMMGATAMASDSHIQMGGSSSVFPLAQKLTSQYMQENSGVDFHVTYKDSGAGIKGAADGTFDIGNASRDLNSTDPAGLVSTTICQDAVVMIVNPNVKVKNLTTAQVQAIYSGKDANNKAVVYWSDVQAGLPHTKIVVETREAGSGTLDCFTKQIMGTTQISSIAKVNDGSPALKTAVATTPNAIGFISLGYVDNSTVMGCSLNGVTASVATIHNKTYSAWRNFNMITKGAPATGSNVQNFITWVLGSEGQAIVSADGEIPNATSVSAAANHTQRTERTQRAHR; encoded by the coding sequence ATGTGGAAAAAAGTATTGATGGGTGCCATGATGGCAACAATGATGATGGGAGCAACAGCCATGGCCAGTGACAGCCACATCCAAATGGGCGGCTCCAGTTCCGTTTTTCCCTTGGCCCAGAAACTGACGAGTCAGTATATGCAAGAAAATTCCGGTGTAGACTTCCATGTTACTTACAAAGATTCCGGTGCCGGCATCAAAGGCGCGGCCGACGGTACATTTGACATTGGCAATGCTTCCCGCGACCTAAACTCGACAGACCCCGCCGGGCTGGTGTCTACCACCATCTGCCAGGACGCAGTTGTGATGATCGTGAACCCCAATGTCAAAGTAAAAAATCTCACTACCGCGCAGGTTCAGGCTATTTATAGCGGCAAGGACGCCAACAACAAGGCCGTCGTCTACTGGTCGGATGTACAGGCCGGCCTGCCTCACACCAAGATTGTTGTCGAAACCCGCGAAGCTGGTTCCGGTACCCTTGATTGCTTTACTAAACAAATTATGGGTACAACCCAGATAAGCAGCATCGCCAAAGTGAATGACGGCTCTCCGGCTCTGAAAACCGCAGTCGCCACCACTCCTAACGCCATTGGCTTCATTTCCCTGGGCTATGTTGACAACAGCACAGTCATGGGGTGCTCGCTGAACGGCGTGACAGCCTCCGTAGCTACCATCCATAACAAAACCTATTCAGCTTGGCGGAATTTCAACATGATCACCAAAGGCGCACCTGCTACTGGCAGCAATGTGCAAAACTTCATCACCTGGGTTCTCGGCTCCGAAGGACAGGCCATTGTGAGCGCTGACGGAGAAATACCCAATGCAACAAGCGTTTCCGCTGCTGCTAATCACACGCAGCGCACTGAACGCACTCAACGCGCTCACCGTTAA
- a CDS encoding PadR family transcriptional regulator has protein sequence MELANGEFVLLQIIYDKTLVSGYEINQLIKERGYKEWADMGTTSIYVGLNKLRKKQLVNSYIDTAKRGRGPIPRKFEITAEGKKVLQQEIIEALSSTREREFRFDLALAAISFVTEEEAVAALKKRKDFLTEVADNINHKLESQGGKKLPINLLALYWHPLILIKQELEFMDGLIQDLLEQSYK, from the coding sequence ATGGAACTTGCGAATGGTGAATTTGTGCTTTTACAAATTATTTATGACAAAACATTGGTGTCCGGCTATGAAATTAACCAATTGATCAAAGAACGGGGCTACAAGGAGTGGGCTGATATGGGGACCACTTCTATTTATGTTGGACTGAATAAGTTAAGAAAAAAACAATTGGTTAATTCTTATATAGACACAGCCAAACGAGGGAGAGGTCCTATACCAAGAAAATTTGAAATAACAGCTGAGGGGAAAAAAGTTTTACAGCAAGAGATTATAGAGGCTTTGTCATCTACAAGGGAAAGAGAGTTCAGGTTCGATTTGGCTCTGGCAGCTATTTCGTTTGTGACCGAAGAAGAAGCTGTAGCTGCACTGAAGAAGAGAAAAGACTTCCTGACCGAGGTTGCGGACAATATCAATCATAAACTAGAATCTCAGGGTGGAAAAAAGCTGCCAATTAATTTACTAGCATTATATTGGCACCCACTTATATTAATTAAACAGGAACTTGAATTTATGGATGGTTTAATACAGGATTTATTAGAACAGTCCTATAAATGA